Proteins encoded by one window of Micromonospora coxensis:
- a CDS encoding carbohydrate ABC transporter permease, whose product MTDTVAPPPVAVVAEAPAGGRRRPYRVGRPGRSWLVTRTVLLLIGAAITLFPFYAMVVLSFKPTGPVTFPDSLLPWPISTEAYDQVIGAKSVLRWMWNTIVYSVVSVIGVLLFASMAGYAFAKKRFPGKETMFWSFLAMLMVPYHVTMIPTFIVISELGGVDTYWGMILPTLANAQAVFLMRQFIASLPDSLFEAARLDGCSEWRVYVSIVLPLIKPILATLGVFVFLWHWNDFLWPLIVGQSLDMRTLTTGIASLQQENVALNMLLAGSVVAFVPIFMAYLIGQRYFQEGVATTGIKG is encoded by the coding sequence ATGACCGACACCGTGGCACCCCCGCCCGTCGCCGTCGTCGCCGAGGCCCCCGCCGGCGGGCGTCGACGCCCGTACCGGGTGGGTCGACCCGGCCGGAGCTGGCTCGTCACCCGTACCGTGCTGCTGCTGATCGGCGCGGCGATCACCCTGTTCCCCTTCTACGCGATGGTCGTGCTGTCGTTCAAACCGACCGGCCCGGTCACCTTCCCCGACAGCCTGCTGCCCTGGCCGATCTCCACCGAGGCGTACGACCAGGTCATCGGCGCCAAGAGCGTGCTGCGCTGGATGTGGAACACCATCGTCTACTCGGTGGTGTCGGTGATCGGGGTGCTGCTGTTCGCCTCGATGGCCGGCTACGCCTTCGCCAAGAAGCGCTTCCCCGGCAAGGAGACGATGTTCTGGTCGTTCCTGGCCATGCTGATGGTGCCGTACCACGTGACCATGATCCCGACGTTCATCGTCATCTCCGAGCTGGGCGGGGTCGACACCTACTGGGGCATGATCCTGCCGACCCTGGCCAACGCCCAGGCGGTGTTCCTCATGCGACAGTTCATCGCCTCGCTGCCCGACTCACTGTTCGAGGCGGCCCGCCTCGACGGCTGCTCCGAGTGGCGGGTGTACGTCTCGATCGTGCTGCCGCTGATCAAGCCGATCCTCGCCACCCTGGGCGTGTTCGTCTTCCTCTGGCACTGGAACGACTTCCTCTGGCCGCTCATCGTGGGACAGAGCCTGGACATGCGTACCCTGACCACCGGCATCGCCTCCCTGCAACAGGAGAACGTCGCGTTGAACATGCTGCTGGCGGGCTCGGTGGTGGCCTTCGTACCGATCTTCATGGCCTACCTGATCGGGCAGCGCTACTTCCAGGAGGGCGTCGCGACCACCGGCATCAAGGGATGA
- a CDS encoding hydroxyacid dehydrogenase has product MSGTVIALAVSPQVRQMFLDDATVAQLARLGRLRLPPPDADVGDPAVLAPLLADADVVVTGWGTAALTAELLTAAPRLRLLAHTGASVKPFVTPASFARGVRVTQAGDAMAYAVGEQALALTLALLHRLHRFDHALRTGEDWATAKAAPPRQELRGAIVGVVGASRTGRAYLELVRALGARVLVADPYLSAEQADRLGATRVDLDDLLAGSLVVSLHAPVLPETTGMIGARELALLPDGALLVNTARAALVDEAALLAVLSTGRIDAALDVFDAEPLPVDHPLRALPNVLLTPHESAGTVQSRRRAGAIVAAEVARFLRGEPLRHEVTPDLLTSTG; this is encoded by the coding sequence ATGAGCGGCACCGTCATCGCGCTGGCGGTGTCACCACAGGTGCGGCAGATGTTCCTCGACGACGCCACGGTGGCGCAGCTGGCCCGACTGGGCCGGCTGCGGCTGCCACCGCCCGACGCCGACGTCGGCGACCCGGCGGTACTGGCCCCGTTGCTCGCCGACGCCGACGTCGTCGTCACCGGCTGGGGCACCGCCGCGCTGACCGCCGAGCTGCTCACCGCGGCTCCCCGGCTGCGTCTGCTCGCGCACACCGGGGCCAGCGTGAAACCGTTCGTCACCCCGGCCAGCTTCGCCCGGGGCGTACGCGTCACCCAGGCCGGCGACGCGATGGCCTACGCGGTGGGGGAGCAGGCCCTCGCGCTCACCCTCGCCCTGCTGCACCGGCTGCACCGCTTCGACCACGCGTTGCGTACCGGGGAGGACTGGGCGACGGCGAAGGCCGCCCCGCCGCGTCAGGAACTACGTGGCGCCATCGTCGGGGTCGTCGGCGCGTCCCGGACCGGCCGGGCCTACCTCGAGCTGGTCCGGGCGCTCGGCGCGCGGGTGCTGGTCGCCGACCCGTACCTGTCGGCCGAGCAGGCCGATCGGCTCGGTGCGACGCGGGTCGACCTGGACGACCTGCTGGCCGGCTCGCTGGTGGTCTCCCTGCACGCGCCGGTGCTGCCGGAGACCACCGGGATGATCGGCGCGCGGGAGTTGGCCCTGCTGCCCGACGGCGCCCTGCTGGTCAACACCGCCCGCGCCGCGCTGGTCGACGAGGCCGCGCTGCTGGCCGTCCTGTCCACCGGCAGGATCGACGCGGCGTTGGACGTCTTCGACGCCGAGCCGCTGCCGGTGGACCACCCGCTGCGGGCGCTGCCGAACGTGCTGCTGACCCCGCACGAGTCGGCGGGGACGGTGCAGTCGCGGCGGCGGGCCGGGGCGATCGTGGCGGCGGAGGTCGCGCGGTTCCTGCGCGGTGAGCCGCTGCGTCACGAGGTGACCCCGGACCTGCTCACCAGCACGGGATGA
- a CDS encoding Gfo/Idh/MocA family protein has translation MRIALAGLATSHPYTDARALRDVAQLTVWEPDPHRLDRFRAEHPHATVLPDLDALLAADPDGVVLTVPTPDVPPALDKVLHRGLPCFVNKPAAATREQLDQLERVVSRAPELVLTSSVLRFAPQFVAFDVPREQVLAVRATVRHDVGLWATGYNPWQDDPAVGGGTLVMMGLHGVELLVALLGPAVRLVGAAGAVRRHHGLRSEDTGVLALRWDDGVTGTVEVLGVSAAETYEVTVHTVDGERRVLLRGGAEELGYRSTVEAFVAMVGGAPSPVPWSQTRAVLDVLTSARALA, from the coding sequence ATGCGCATCGCCCTCGCCGGACTCGCCACCAGCCACCCCTACACCGACGCCCGCGCGCTGCGCGACGTCGCGCAGTTGACGGTGTGGGAGCCCGACCCGCACCGGCTGGACCGCTTCCGCGCCGAACACCCGCACGCCACGGTGCTGCCCGACCTCGACGCGCTGCTCGCCGCGGACCCGGACGGCGTGGTCCTCACCGTGCCCACCCCGGACGTGCCGCCGGCACTGGACAAGGTCCTGCACCGCGGGCTGCCGTGCTTCGTCAACAAGCCCGCCGCGGCCACCCGTGAGCAGCTCGACCAGCTGGAACGGGTGGTCTCGCGGGCGCCGGAGCTGGTGCTGACCTCCTCCGTGCTGCGCTTCGCCCCGCAGTTCGTCGCGTTCGACGTGCCGCGCGAGCAGGTGCTGGCGGTCCGGGCGACGGTGCGCCACGACGTGGGCCTGTGGGCCACCGGCTACAACCCCTGGCAGGACGACCCGGCGGTGGGCGGCGGCACCCTGGTCATGATGGGCCTGCACGGGGTGGAGCTGCTGGTGGCGTTGCTGGGTCCGGCGGTACGGCTGGTCGGCGCCGCCGGCGCGGTGCGCCGCCACCACGGTCTGCGCTCGGAGGACACCGGCGTGCTCGCGCTGCGCTGGGACGACGGGGTGACCGGCACCGTCGAGGTGCTCGGGGTCAGCGCCGCCGAGACGTACGAGGTCACCGTGCACACGGTCGACGGAGAACGTCGGGTGCTCCTGCGTGGCGGCGCGGAGGAGCTGGGGTACCGGTCCACCGTCGAGGCGTTCGTGGCCATGGTGGGCGGCGCGCCGAGTCCGGTGCCGTGGTCGCAGACCCGCGCGGTGCTCGACGTGCTCACCTCCGCCCGGGCGCTGGCCTGA
- a CDS encoding NAD-dependent epimerase/dehydratase family protein: MRTVAELEERLSRPRDVLVDDLRKLDGDILILGAGGKLGPSLVRLALRGVAEAGTGARVIAVSRFSEPGLADALRAQGAVIVEADVADDAALAALPDAANVLFLVGAKFGTSGREHATWATNAYLPGRVAQRFAGSRIVALSTGNVYPLVPVTTGGCVEQTPVQPVGEYAMSCLGRERVLSHFSVRDDTPMALIRLNYAVEMRYGVLVDVAAAVLGGHPIDLTMGHANIVWQGYANEVTLRALHHTATPPFVLNLTGPELVSIRQVATALAARMGREAHLTGTEAPTALLSNAQLCHRLFGYPDVPVAELIDLTAQWVADGNPLLGKPTGFQRRDGNF; the protein is encoded by the coding sequence ATGCGTACGGTGGCGGAACTGGAGGAGCGGCTCTCGCGCCCGCGGGACGTCCTGGTGGACGACCTGCGCAAGCTCGACGGCGACATCCTCATCCTCGGGGCGGGCGGGAAACTCGGCCCGAGCCTGGTGCGGCTGGCGCTGCGCGGCGTCGCCGAGGCGGGCACCGGCGCCCGGGTGATCGCGGTGTCCCGCTTCTCCGAACCCGGACTCGCCGACGCCCTGCGCGCCCAGGGCGCGGTGATCGTCGAGGCCGACGTCGCCGACGACGCCGCCCTGGCCGCCCTGCCCGACGCGGCGAACGTGCTCTTCCTCGTCGGGGCGAAGTTCGGCACCTCCGGCCGGGAGCACGCCACCTGGGCCACCAACGCCTACCTGCCCGGGCGCGTCGCACAGCGCTTCGCCGGCTCGCGCATCGTCGCGCTGAGCACCGGCAACGTCTACCCCCTGGTGCCGGTCACCACCGGCGGCTGCGTCGAGCAGACCCCGGTACAGCCCGTCGGCGAGTACGCCATGTCCTGCCTCGGCCGCGAACGCGTGCTGAGCCACTTCAGCGTGCGCGACGACACCCCGATGGCGCTGATCCGCCTCAACTACGCCGTCGAGATGCGCTACGGCGTCCTCGTCGACGTCGCCGCCGCGGTCCTGGGCGGACACCCGATCGACCTGACCATGGGGCACGCCAACATCGTCTGGCAGGGCTACGCCAACGAGGTCACCCTGCGCGCCCTGCACCACACGGCGACGCCGCCGTTCGTGTTGAACCTGACCGGCCCGGAGCTGGTCTCCATCCGCCAGGTCGCCACCGCCCTGGCCGCCCGGATGGGCCGCGAGGCGCACCTCACCGGCACCGAGGCACCGACCGCGCTGCTGTCCAACGCCCAGCTCTGCCACCGGCTCTTCGGATACCCCGACGTGCCGGTCGCCGAGCTGATCGACCTGACGGCGCAGTGGGTCGCCGACGGCAATCCCCTGCTCGGCAAGCCGACCGGATTCCAGCGCCGCGACGGCAATTTCTAG
- a CDS encoding dihydrodipicolinate synthase family protein — MLTASDTRQTTALARFARGCAIPAHPLALDAERRLDERRQRALTRYYLASGAGGIAVGVHTTQFAIHDPKVGLLAPVLELAAETAAGSEAVMVAGACGDTAQAVREAELAASLGYHLVLLSPYAPLDEDALIERARAVGEVLPVIGFYLQPAVGGRQLSRGFWARLAALESVVGIKVAPFDRYRTLDVLHGVCAAGRQGDLALYTGNDDHILADLVAPHRVVVDGQPVQVEFVGGLLGQWAVWARTAVGLLDDARAARGGDDAALRRLLTLDGHLTDANAAIFDAANGYHGCIPGIHEVLRRQGLLAGRWCLDPAEELSPGQLAELDRVHAAYPHLRDDDFVAEHLDQWMS, encoded by the coding sequence GTGTTGACCGCATCGGACACCCGACAGACCACCGCCCTGGCGCGGTTCGCGCGGGGCTGTGCCATTCCCGCCCACCCGCTCGCCCTCGACGCCGAGCGTCGCCTCGACGAGCGCCGGCAGCGGGCGCTGACCCGCTACTACCTCGCCTCCGGCGCCGGCGGCATCGCCGTCGGCGTGCACACCACCCAGTTCGCCATCCACGACCCCAAGGTCGGTCTGCTCGCTCCCGTGCTGGAACTGGCCGCCGAGACCGCCGCCGGCTCCGAGGCCGTCATGGTCGCCGGCGCCTGCGGCGACACCGCCCAGGCGGTCCGCGAGGCCGAACTCGCCGCCTCGCTCGGCTACCACCTGGTGCTGCTGTCGCCGTACGCCCCGCTGGACGAGGACGCCCTGATCGAGCGGGCCCGCGCCGTCGGCGAGGTGCTGCCGGTCATCGGCTTCTACCTGCAACCCGCCGTCGGCGGTCGGCAACTGTCCCGCGGCTTCTGGGCGCGACTGGCCGCGCTGGAGTCCGTGGTCGGCATCAAGGTGGCACCCTTCGACCGCTACCGGACCCTGGACGTGCTGCACGGCGTGTGCGCCGCCGGCCGCCAGGGCGACCTGGCCCTGTACACCGGCAACGACGACCACATCCTCGCCGACCTGGTCGCTCCGCACCGGGTGGTGGTGGACGGGCAGCCGGTGCAGGTGGAGTTCGTCGGCGGACTGCTCGGGCAGTGGGCCGTGTGGGCGCGCACCGCGGTGGGCCTGCTCGACGACGCCCGGGCCGCCCGCGGCGGCGACGACGCCGCGCTGCGCCGCCTGCTCACCCTGGACGGGCACCTCACCGACGCCAACGCCGCCATCTTCGACGCCGCGAACGGCTACCACGGTTGCATCCCCGGCATCCACGAGGTGCTGCGCCGCCAGGGGCTGCTGGCCGGCCGCTGGTGCCTCGACCCGGCCGAGGAGCTCTCGCCCGGCCAGCTCGCCGAACTCGACCGCGTCCACGCGGCGTACCCGCACCTGCGCGACG